A window of Amycolatopsis australiensis contains these coding sequences:
- a CDS encoding M6 family metalloprotease domain-containing protein, with protein sequence MRRRTPKALALLAAVAVLSGVGAGAADAEPLTRGWPAPIDAAHWENQDHMTWSDYRKVPGTNWADPSLKPTQRTFKGAVVLADYPDEDFVVTKPARSTVFGNPAPSAANIPRANVAQYYQDFLNKPEALNNGHTINEYWMEDSGGRFGVQLTAFGPYRMPGKSYEYGMEFQPGACPPGADCTRDIRKDAGDAWRADVGDAAKQFDFVFYLSAGQDESSTWQEFGEMKFGTKENVPDSFGPPNHDLPNYAATRYVPWTSWASAASIWPNAENGSSVQAESSGQSTYAHEFSHILGIGDNYNNPFGNPPSRSYSGPWDMLSRGTFNGPGGPHTRWQIPATQGSSMGAQHQLRNKLKLGIVDPADVLQLDRNQLAASGPVSARLTARETEAQPGAFTGLNIKLTGGDKAPKCDRSKDPFCDGGGYDNYTVEVVDRMGADSFAPDSGVLITKTKNKDDAPFDWVIDANPRDIGITDYTKPDGTPVKITVGDYRQLDDALFKAGTGASSPYEYTDEANRLRFLITDVARDRRGILSYTVTVASLDGSGSQSRGAAVTPAPPAFARGGLATCDFGLLNTGSARGAQAPYDTDTYRLSVSTDARGWEVRLPNELATAKFGGHVKVPAYAKRGQGGDLTARVKLTATSVSDPSKTATASCTAFGF encoded by the coding sequence ATGCGCCGCAGAACCCCGAAAGCGCTCGCCCTGCTCGCCGCCGTTGCCGTTCTCTCCGGGGTCGGTGCCGGTGCCGCCGACGCCGAGCCGCTCACCCGTGGCTGGCCGGCCCCGATCGACGCCGCGCACTGGGAGAACCAGGACCACATGACCTGGTCGGACTACCGCAAGGTCCCCGGCACGAACTGGGCCGATCCGAGCCTCAAGCCGACCCAGCGCACCTTCAAGGGCGCCGTCGTCCTCGCCGACTACCCCGACGAGGACTTCGTCGTCACGAAACCGGCGCGCTCGACCGTGTTCGGCAACCCCGCGCCGTCCGCGGCGAACATCCCGCGGGCGAACGTCGCGCAGTACTACCAGGACTTCCTCAACAAGCCCGAGGCGCTGAACAACGGGCACACCATCAACGAGTACTGGATGGAGGACTCGGGCGGCCGCTTCGGCGTGCAGCTGACCGCGTTCGGGCCGTACCGGATGCCCGGGAAGTCCTACGAGTACGGCATGGAGTTCCAGCCGGGCGCGTGCCCGCCGGGCGCGGACTGCACGCGGGACATCCGCAAGGACGCCGGGGACGCCTGGCGTGCCGACGTCGGCGACGCGGCGAAGCAGTTCGACTTCGTCTTCTACCTTTCCGCCGGCCAGGACGAGAGCTCGACCTGGCAGGAGTTCGGCGAGATGAAGTTCGGCACCAAGGAGAACGTGCCGGACAGCTTCGGCCCGCCGAACCACGACCTGCCCAACTACGCGGCGACGCGGTACGTGCCGTGGACGTCGTGGGCGTCGGCGGCGAGCATCTGGCCGAACGCCGAGAACGGCAGCTCGGTGCAGGCCGAAAGCTCCGGCCAGTCGACCTACGCCCACGAGTTCAGCCACATCCTGGGCATCGGCGACAATTACAACAACCCGTTCGGGAACCCGCCGTCGCGCAGCTACAGCGGGCCGTGGGACATGCTGTCGCGCGGCACGTTCAACGGTCCCGGCGGCCCGCACACGCGCTGGCAGATCCCGGCGACGCAGGGCAGCTCGATGGGCGCCCAGCACCAGCTGCGGAACAAGCTGAAGCTCGGCATCGTCGATCCCGCCGACGTCCTGCAACTGGATCGGAACCAGCTGGCGGCCTCCGGTCCGGTGTCGGCACGGCTGACGGCGCGGGAGACCGAGGCCCAGCCCGGCGCGTTCACCGGGCTGAACATCAAGCTCACCGGCGGCGACAAGGCGCCGAAGTGCGACCGGTCGAAGGACCCGTTCTGCGACGGCGGCGGCTACGACAACTACACGGTCGAGGTTGTCGACCGGATGGGCGCGGACTCCTTCGCGCCCGACTCCGGCGTGCTGATCACGAAGACGAAGAACAAGGACGACGCGCCCTTCGACTGGGTGATCGACGCCAACCCGCGGGACATCGGGATCACGGACTACACCAAGCCGGACGGCACCCCGGTGAAGATCACTGTCGGTGACTACCGGCAGCTCGACGACGCCCTGTTCAAGGCGGGCACGGGAGCGTCGAGCCCGTACGAGTACACCGACGAGGCCAACCGGCTGCGGTTCCTGATCACCGACGTGGCCAGGGACCGGCGGGGCATCCTGTCGTACACGGTCACGGTGGCGTCGCTCGACGGCTCGGGCAGCCAGTCCCGCGGCGCGGCGGTGACCCCGGCACCCCCGGCGTTCGCCCGCGGCGGCCTCGCGACCTGCGACTTCGGGCTGCTCAACACGGGGTCGGCCCGGGGAGCGCAGGCACCGTACGACACGGACACGTACCGGCTGAGCGTGTCGACGGACGCCCGCGGCTGGGAGGTCCGGCTGCCGAACGAGCTGGCGACGGCGAAGTTCGGCGGGCACGTGAAGGTCCCGGCGTACGCGAAACGCGGCCAGGGCGGCGACCTGACGGCAAGGGTGAAGCTGACGGCGACGTCGGTGAGCGACCCGTCGAAGACGGCGACGGCCAGCTGCACGGCGTTCGGCTTCTGA
- a CDS encoding L-threonylcarbamoyladenylate synthase translates to MSVVYDCSKRESRADGLAAAAGAVRSSRLVVLPTDTVYGIGADAFDAGAVQALLRAKNRGPDMPVGVLVGSWSTVDGLVLGVPPQARALIEAFWPGDLSIVLPHAPSLQWNLGDARGTVMLRMPLHPVALELLRDVGPMAVSSANVSGRPPARTAQEAQEQLGDSVAVYLDGGPSGTAAASSVVDLTGTEPVVLREGAVSRAAIAEVLGVPAESLA, encoded by the coding sequence ATGAGCGTGGTCTACGACTGCAGCAAGCGGGAGTCCCGCGCCGACGGGCTGGCGGCGGCCGCGGGCGCGGTGCGGTCGAGCAGGCTCGTCGTCCTGCCGACCGACACGGTGTACGGCATCGGCGCCGACGCGTTCGACGCGGGCGCGGTCCAGGCGCTGCTGCGCGCGAAGAACCGCGGCCCGGACATGCCGGTCGGCGTGCTCGTCGGCTCCTGGTCCACTGTGGACGGACTCGTGCTCGGCGTGCCCCCGCAGGCGCGCGCGCTCATCGAAGCCTTCTGGCCGGGTGATCTGTCCATAGTGCTCCCGCACGCGCCGAGCCTGCAGTGGAACCTCGGCGACGCGCGCGGCACCGTGATGCTGCGGATGCCGCTGCACCCGGTGGCGCTGGAGCTGCTGCGCGACGTCGGCCCGATGGCCGTCTCGAGCGCGAACGTCTCCGGCCGCCCGCCGGCCAGGACCGCGCAGGAGGCGCAGGAACAGCTCGGCGACTCCGTCGCGGTCTACCTCGACGGCGGGCCGAGCGGCACGGCGGCCGCGTCGAGCGTCGTGGACCTCACCGGCACCGAGCCGGTGGTGCTGCGCGAGGGCGCGGTGAGCAGGGCGGCCATCGCGGAGGTGCTCGGTGTGCCCGCGGAATCGCTGGCCTGA
- a CDS encoding glycosyltransferase family 4 protein, producing MPPTSGLLPIREYILVALTATAVTYLLTGVVRRIAIRVGAIANPRARDVHVAPIPRMGGVGIYLGVAGAMGLAHQLPALSHGFDASFDSVGVLLAAGVISLIGALDDRFELDAWTKLAGQVMCAGILVIFGVQWVSFWVPWGGTGGSFGSVLVLDKNQGALLTVVMVVVMVNAMNFVDGLDGLAGGLGFIAAAATCAFSLGLLDSSGGDVGTYPPALIAATLAGACLGFLPYNFQPAKIFMGDSGSMMIGLMLAGATTSASGRVPYPQFSGKDAIALLSPLVVVAAVLFVPLLDLIMAVVRRTRRGESPFAADKMHLHHRLLEIGHSQRRAVLLIYLWAGILAFGAVSVTLFDDAAALWIIGAGLVFAVVVSIIPRLRSRNQPGT from the coding sequence GTGCCGCCCACATCCGGTCTCCTCCCCATCCGGGAATACATCCTCGTCGCGCTGACCGCGACGGCCGTGACGTACCTGCTCACCGGCGTCGTGCGCCGGATCGCGATCCGCGTCGGCGCGATCGCCAACCCGCGTGCCCGCGACGTGCACGTCGCCCCGATCCCGCGGATGGGCGGGGTCGGCATCTACCTCGGCGTCGCCGGCGCGATGGGCCTGGCCCACCAGCTGCCCGCGCTGTCGCACGGCTTCGACGCCTCGTTCGACTCGGTCGGCGTGCTGCTCGCCGCCGGGGTGATCTCGCTGATCGGCGCGCTCGACGACCGGTTCGAGCTGGACGCCTGGACGAAGCTGGCCGGCCAGGTGATGTGCGCCGGGATCCTGGTCATCTTCGGGGTGCAGTGGGTGTCGTTCTGGGTGCCGTGGGGCGGCACCGGCGGCTCGTTCGGCTCGGTGCTCGTGCTCGACAAGAACCAGGGCGCGCTGCTGACCGTCGTGATGGTCGTGGTGATGGTCAACGCGATGAACTTCGTCGACGGCCTCGACGGGCTGGCCGGCGGCCTCGGCTTCATCGCGGCGGCGGCGACGTGCGCGTTCTCGCTCGGCCTGCTGGACAGCTCCGGCGGCGACGTCGGCACCTACCCGCCGGCGCTCATCGCGGCGACGCTCGCCGGCGCGTGCCTGGGTTTCCTGCCGTACAACTTCCAGCCCGCGAAGATCTTCATGGGCGACTCCGGGTCGATGATGATCGGCCTGATGCTCGCGGGCGCGACGACGTCGGCGTCCGGGCGCGTGCCCTACCCGCAGTTCAGCGGCAAGGACGCGATCGCGCTGCTGTCGCCGCTGGTGGTCGTGGCGGCGGTGCTGTTCGTGCCGCTGCTGGACCTGATCATGGCCGTGGTGCGCCGCACCCGCCGCGGCGAGAGCCCGTTCGCGGCCGACAAGATGCACCTGCACCACCGGCTGCTGGAGATCGGGCACTCCCAGCGCCGGGCGGTGCTGCTGATCTACCTGTGGGCGGGCATCCTCGCGTTCGGCGCGGTCTCGGTCACCCTGTTCGACGACGCCGCGGCGCTGTGGATCATCGGGGCCGGCCTGGTGTTCGCGGTGGTGGTGTCGATCATCCCGCGGCTGCGCTCGCGCAACCAGCCCGGAACCTGA
- the atpB gene encoding F0F1 ATP synthase subunit A, which translates to MGALVLAEGAVFSPPGAESFELPPLFGAVTKPMLLVVLSVVIIATYFLLATRKLKVVPSKGQFVAESIYNFSRNNIAREQIGSHDFKRFVPLIFTLFTFILVNNLYGIIPVLQFPTMARFGFPIALSVLVVYPVYHYVGFKRHGFGGYFKKELAPPGVPAAVLPLFALIEFAEKFFLNPLTLAIRVFAAMFAGHLILAVFTLGGTFLLTETSSWALKPVSLVAWIVAIGMTFLEAFIQVLQAYIFALLSAGYIGAALASEH; encoded by the coding sequence GTGGGCGCGCTGGTATTGGCCGAGGGAGCGGTGTTTTCGCCGCCCGGCGCCGAAAGCTTCGAGTTGCCGCCGTTGTTCGGCGCGGTCACCAAGCCGATGCTGCTCGTCGTGCTCTCGGTGGTCATCATCGCGACGTACTTCCTGCTGGCGACCCGCAAGCTCAAGGTCGTGCCGAGCAAGGGGCAGTTCGTCGCGGAGTCGATCTACAACTTCAGCCGCAACAACATCGCGCGCGAGCAGATCGGCTCACACGACTTCAAGCGGTTCGTGCCGCTCATCTTCACGTTGTTCACCTTCATCCTGGTGAACAACCTCTACGGGATCATCCCCGTCCTGCAGTTCCCGACCATGGCGCGGTTCGGCTTCCCGATCGCGCTGTCGGTGCTCGTCGTCTACCCGGTGTACCACTACGTCGGGTTCAAGCGGCACGGTTTCGGCGGCTACTTCAAGAAGGAACTGGCCCCGCCGGGCGTCCCGGCCGCGGTGCTGCCGCTGTTCGCGCTGATCGAGTTCGCGGAGAAGTTCTTCCTCAACCCGCTCACGCTCGCCATCCGTGTTTTCGCCGCCATGTTCGCGGGTCACCTGATCCTGGCGGTGTTCACCCTCGGCGGCACCTTCCTGCTGACCGAGACGTCGAGCTGGGCGCTGAAGCCGGTTTCGCTGGTGGCCTGGATCGTGGCCATCGGCATGACGTTCCTCGAGGCCTTCATCCAGGTGCTGCAGGCCTACATCTTCGCCCTGCTGTCGGCCGGGTACATCGGCGCCGCGCTGGCGTCGGAGCACTGA
- a CDS encoding ATP F0F1 synthase subunit C: MSNIVLAEAATQAVNINPGLAAIGYGLGAIGPGIGVGLIFAAVINGTARQPEAQGKLQGIGFSTFVLTEVLALIGIVIYFIASAA; the protein is encoded by the coding sequence GTGAGCAACATCGTTCTGGCCGAGGCCGCGACGCAGGCTGTCAACATCAACCCGGGTCTCGCCGCCATCGGCTACGGCCTGGGCGCGATCGGCCCCGGTATCGGTGTGGGTCTGATCTTCGCCGCCGTCATCAACGGCACCGCGCGTCAGCCGGAGGCGCAGGGCAAGCTGCAGGGCATCGGCTTCTCGACCTTCGTCCTGACCGAGGTGCTCGCCCTGATCGGCATCGTCATCTACTTCATCGCCTCCGCCGCCTGA
- a CDS encoding F0F1 ATP synthase subunit B: MLLAAEEKVHNPIIPDISELILGIVAFLILLFILKKYVVPRFEAAYEERAQKIEGGIEKAEKAQAEAEEALAKYRAQLQEARTEAAKIRDDARLEAEQIKAELRAEAEAESQRIVAQGQAQLQAQKAQIIAELRADMGRNAVELASRIVGESLEDEARRRGTVDRFLAELESAGASNGAGK; the protein is encoded by the coding sequence ATGCTCCTCGCCGCAGAGGAAAAGGTGCACAACCCGATCATCCCCGACATCTCGGAGCTGATCCTCGGCATCGTCGCCTTCCTGATCCTGCTGTTCATCCTCAAGAAGTACGTCGTCCCTCGCTTCGAGGCCGCGTACGAAGAGCGTGCGCAGAAGATCGAGGGCGGCATCGAGAAGGCCGAGAAGGCCCAGGCCGAAGCCGAAGAGGCGCTGGCCAAGTACCGGGCCCAGCTGCAGGAGGCCCGCACCGAGGCCGCGAAGATCCGCGACGACGCCCGGCTCGAAGCCGAGCAGATCAAGGCGGAGCTGCGGGCCGAGGCCGAGGCCGAGTCGCAGCGGATCGTCGCGCAGGGCCAGGCCCAGCTGCAGGCCCAGAAGGCGCAGATCATCGCCGAGCTGCGGGCCGACATGGGCCGCAACGCGGTCGAGCTGGCCAGCCGGATCGTCGGCGAGTCGCTCGAGGACGAGGCGCGCCGCCGCGGCACCGTCGACCGGTTCCTGGCGGAGCTGGAGTCCGCCGGGGCCTCCAACGGAGCGGGGAAGTAA
- a CDS encoding F0F1 ATP synthase subunit delta, with the protein MTLHAASREALGLAEERLGEVLADAGADAATVGDELLSVVDLLDREIGLRRAVSDASTTSEARTALVRRLFDGKLSEPALKVLDTVAGSRWSSPRELTDGLESLGRSALLTAAEKTGNVDTVESQLFQVARVVANHPELEAALSDLTGPADAKRTLVRGLFADKVDVVTETLVEQVVRRAKGRGVGVGLDKLVKLAAERRERSVAYVTSANALTDEQTAQLGAKLNDLYGRPIALHVEVDPRLGGGLVVRVGDEVIDGSAAGQLAALRRRLARA; encoded by the coding sequence ATGACGCTGCATGCTGCGAGCCGTGAAGCGCTCGGCCTCGCCGAGGAACGCCTCGGCGAGGTTCTGGCCGACGCGGGTGCCGACGCGGCCACGGTCGGCGACGAGCTGCTCTCGGTCGTCGACCTGCTGGACCGGGAAATCGGCCTGCGCCGGGCGGTGAGCGACGCCTCGACGACGTCGGAGGCGCGCACCGCGCTGGTGCGCCGGCTGTTCGACGGCAAGCTGTCCGAACCGGCCCTGAAGGTCCTCGACACCGTGGCGGGCAGCCGCTGGTCCAGTCCCCGTGAGCTGACCGACGGGCTCGAGTCGCTCGGCCGCTCGGCCCTGCTCACCGCGGCGGAGAAGACCGGGAACGTCGACACCGTCGAGTCCCAGCTCTTCCAGGTCGCGCGCGTCGTGGCCAACCACCCGGAGCTCGAGGCCGCGCTGTCGGACCTGACCGGGCCCGCCGACGCCAAGCGCACGCTGGTGCGCGGGCTGTTCGCCGACAAGGTGGACGTGGTCACCGAGACCCTCGTCGAGCAGGTCGTCCGCCGGGCCAAGGGCCGCGGCGTCGGCGTCGGGCTCGACAAGCTGGTCAAGCTGGCCGCGGAACGCCGTGAGCGCTCGGTCGCGTACGTGACCAGCGCGAACGCCCTGACCGACGAGCAGACCGCCCAGCTGGGCGCGAAGCTCAACGACCTCTACGGGCGGCCGATCGCGCTGCACGTCGAGGTCGACCCGCGGCTCGGCGGCGGGCTCGTCGTCCGCGTCGGCGACGAGGTCATCGACGGGAGCGCGGCGGGTCAGCTGGCGGCGCTGCGCAGGCGGCTGGCCCGGGCATAG
- the atpA gene encoding F0F1 ATP synthase subunit alpha yields MAELTISSDEIRSAIENYVSSYAPDVSREEVGVVIDAGDGIAHVEGLPSAMANELLEFPGGVLGVALNLDARSIGAAILGDFESIEEGQQVKRTGQVLSVPVGDGYLGRVVNPLGQPIDGLGDIETTTRRALELKAASVVERQPVSEPLQTGITAIDAMTPIGRGQRQLIIGDRKTGKTAVAVDTIINQKANWETGDPKKQVRCIYVAVGQKGSTIASVKKSLEDAGALEYTTIVAAPASDSAGFKWIAPYTGSAIGQHWMYEGKHVLIVFDDLTKQADAYRAISLLLRRPPGREAFPGDVFYLHSRLLERCAKLSDELGGGSLTGLPIIETKANDVSAYIPTNVISITDGQCFFQSDLFNSGQRPAIDVGISVSRVGGAAQVKAMKSVSGSLRIDLSQYRELEAFAAFASDLDDASKAQLERGARLYEVLKQPQYSPIPVEEQVATVYLGTNGHYDSVPVEDVRRFNHEFIESARRKHADVLGAIRDTGKFEDETADRLVAAVNEFKKEFTTSEGKPLEENADAMDADKVGHETVKVNKPAPKK; encoded by the coding sequence ATGGCCGAGCTGACGATCTCCTCGGATGAGATCCGTAGCGCGATCGAGAACTACGTCTCGAGTTACGCCCCGGACGTGAGCCGGGAAGAAGTTGGCGTCGTGATCGACGCGGGTGACGGCATCGCCCACGTCGAGGGCCTCCCCTCGGCCATGGCCAACGAGCTGCTCGAGTTCCCCGGCGGCGTCCTGGGCGTCGCCCTGAACCTGGACGCGCGGTCCATCGGTGCCGCGATCCTCGGTGACTTCGAGAGCATCGAAGAGGGCCAGCAGGTCAAGCGCACCGGCCAGGTCCTGTCGGTGCCGGTCGGCGACGGCTACCTCGGCCGTGTCGTCAACCCGCTGGGCCAGCCGATCGACGGCCTCGGCGACATCGAGACCACCACCCGCCGCGCCCTGGAGCTCAAGGCCGCCTCGGTGGTCGAGCGCCAGCCGGTGTCGGAGCCGCTGCAGACCGGCATCACCGCCATCGACGCGATGACCCCGATCGGCCGCGGCCAGCGCCAGCTGATCATCGGTGACCGCAAGACGGGCAAGACCGCCGTCGCCGTGGACACGATCATCAACCAGAAGGCCAACTGGGAGACCGGCGACCCGAAGAAGCAGGTCCGCTGCATCTACGTCGCGGTCGGCCAGAAGGGCTCCACGATCGCCTCGGTCAAGAAGTCCCTCGAGGACGCCGGCGCGCTGGAGTACACCACCATCGTCGCGGCCCCCGCGTCCGACTCGGCCGGCTTCAAGTGGATCGCGCCGTACACCGGCTCGGCCATCGGCCAGCACTGGATGTACGAGGGCAAGCACGTCCTCATCGTGTTCGACGACCTCACCAAGCAGGCCGACGCCTACCGCGCGATCTCGCTGCTGCTGCGCCGCCCGCCGGGCCGCGAGGCGTTCCCCGGCGACGTCTTCTACTTGCACTCCCGCCTGCTGGAGCGCTGCGCGAAGCTGTCGGACGAGCTGGGCGGCGGTTCGCTGACCGGCCTGCCGATCATCGAGACCAAGGCGAACGACGTGTCGGCCTACATCCCGACGAACGTCATCTCGATCACCGACGGTCAGTGCTTCTTCCAGTCCGACCTGTTCAACTCGGGCCAGCGCCCGGCCATCGACGTGGGTATCTCGGTCTCCCGCGTGGGTGGTGCCGCGCAGGTCAAGGCGATGAAGTCGGTCTCCGGTTCGCTCCGGATCGACCTGTCGCAGTACCGCGAGCTGGAGGCCTTCGCGGCTTTCGCCTCGGACCTCGACGACGCCTCGAAGGCGCAGCTCGAGCGTGGTGCCCGGCTGTACGAGGTGCTCAAGCAGCCGCAGTACTCGCCGATCCCGGTCGAGGAGCAGGTCGCCACGGTGTACCTGGGCACGAACGGCCACTACGACTCGGTCCCGGTCGAGGACGTGCGCCGCTTCAACCACGAGTTCATCGAGTCGGCCCGCCGCAAGCACGCCGACGTGCTGGGCGCGATCCGCGACACCGGCAAGTTCGAGGACGAGACGGCCGACCGGCTGGTCGCCGCGGTGAACGAGTTCAAGAAGGAGTTCACGACCTCCGAGGGCAAGCCGCTCGAGGAGAACGCGGACGCCATGGACGCCGACAAGGTCGGGCACGAGACCGTCAAGGTCAACAAGCCCGCGCCGAAGAAGTGA
- a CDS encoding F0F1 ATP synthase subunit gamma — translation MAAQLRELRSRIKATKSIGKITKAMELIATARITKARARVAASRPYADEITKVLSALAGAATNLDHPLLVERPNPKRAAVLVVTSDKGQCGGYNSNVLRATEELLTLLREEGKEPQVYVTGNKGLNYYRFRNRPVEDSWTGFSDQPGYANAAAAGEALVESFMLGADDAHGNGDGISGVDEIHIVYTEFVSMLTQRPTAKRVAPLEVEYADGEEEPKPSGELLPSYEFEPSADKLLDSLLPKYINTRIYAALLESAASELAARRTAMKSASDNANELVNTLTREANQARQAQITQEISEIVGGANALTAAGSDD, via the coding sequence ATGGCCGCACAACTCCGGGAACTCCGGTCGCGCATCAAGGCGACCAAGTCGATCGGCAAGATCACCAAGGCGATGGAGCTCATCGCCACCGCGCGCATCACGAAGGCGCGGGCGCGGGTCGCCGCTTCCCGGCCGTACGCCGACGAGATCACCAAGGTGCTCTCGGCGCTGGCCGGCGCGGCCACCAACCTCGACCACCCGCTGCTGGTCGAGCGCCCGAACCCGAAGCGGGCCGCCGTCCTGGTCGTGACCAGTGACAAGGGCCAGTGCGGTGGCTACAACTCCAACGTGCTCCGCGCGACGGAAGAGCTGCTCACCCTGCTCCGCGAAGAGGGCAAGGAGCCGCAGGTCTACGTCACCGGGAACAAGGGGCTGAACTACTACCGGTTCCGCAACCGCCCGGTCGAGGACAGCTGGACGGGCTTCTCCGACCAGCCGGGCTACGCGAACGCGGCGGCGGCCGGGGAGGCCCTGGTCGAGTCGTTCATGCTCGGCGCGGACGACGCGCACGGCAACGGTGACGGCATCTCGGGTGTCGACGAGATCCACATCGTCTACACCGAGTTCGTCTCGATGCTGACGCAGCGGCCGACCGCCAAGCGCGTCGCGCCGCTCGAGGTCGAGTACGCGGACGGCGAAGAGGAGCCGAAGCCCTCCGGCGAGCTGCTCCCCAGCTACGAGTTCGAGCCGAGTGCCGACAAGCTGCTGGACTCGCTCCTGCCGAAGTACATCAACACGCGGATCTACGCCGCGCTGCTGGAGTCGGCGGCTTCGGAGCTGGCCGCCCGCCGGACGGCGATGAAGTCGGCGTCGGACAACGCGAACGAACTGGTGAACACGCTGACGCGGGAGGCGAACCAGGCCCGCCAGGCGCAGATCACCCAGGAGATCTCCGAAATCGTCGGTGGCGCGAACGCGCTCACCGCAGCAGGAAGTGATGACTGA
- the atpD gene encoding F0F1 ATP synthase subunit beta, translated as MTSTEAPRAKGRIVSVTGPVVDVEFPRGSVPDQFNALKVDIEFEQLRKTVTLEVASHLGDNLVRTISLQPQDGLVRGAEVTDTGGPITVPVGDKVKGHVYNALGECLDEPGYGEDLERWGIHRNPPPFDQLEGKTEMLETGLKVVDLLTPYVQGGKIGLFGGAGVGKTVLIKEMITRVARNFGGTSVFAGVGERTREGNDLFLEMSEDGVINDTALVFGQMDEPPGTRMRVALSALTMAEYFRDVQNQDVLLFIDNIFRFTQAGSEVSTLLGRMPSAVGYQPTLADEMGQLQERITSTRGRSITSMQAIYVPADDYTDPAPATTFAHLDATTELSRSVFQKGIFPAVDPLASTSTILDPSIVGEDHYRVASEVIRILQKYKELQDIIAILGMDELSEEDKLTVQRARRIERFLSQNMLVAEAFTGQPGSTVPLSETIESFDRITKGDFDHYPEQAFLGIGGLEDLEKKYKEITKK; from the coding sequence ATGACCAGTACTGAAGCCCCGCGCGCCAAGGGGCGCATCGTCTCGGTGACCGGGCCGGTCGTCGACGTCGAGTTCCCGCGCGGTTCCGTTCCCGACCAGTTCAACGCGCTCAAGGTCGACATCGAGTTCGAGCAGCTGCGCAAGACGGTGACCCTCGAGGTCGCCAGCCACCTGGGTGACAACCTCGTCCGCACCATCTCCCTGCAGCCGCAGGACGGCCTGGTGCGCGGCGCCGAGGTCACCGACACCGGCGGCCCGATCACGGTCCCGGTCGGCGACAAGGTCAAGGGCCACGTCTACAACGCCCTCGGCGAGTGCCTCGACGAGCCCGGCTACGGCGAGGACCTCGAGCGCTGGGGCATCCACCGCAACCCGCCGCCCTTCGACCAGCTCGAGGGCAAGACGGAGATGCTGGAGACCGGCCTCAAGGTCGTCGACCTGCTGACCCCGTACGTCCAGGGTGGCAAGATCGGCCTGTTCGGCGGTGCCGGCGTCGGCAAGACGGTGCTCATCAAGGAGATGATCACCCGCGTCGCCCGGAACTTCGGTGGTACCTCGGTGTTCGCCGGCGTCGGCGAGCGCACCCGCGAGGGCAACGACCTGTTCCTGGAGATGTCCGAGGACGGCGTCATCAACGACACCGCCCTGGTCTTCGGCCAGATGGACGAGCCGCCGGGCACGCGCATGCGCGTCGCGCTGTCCGCGCTGACCATGGCGGAGTACTTCCGCGACGTCCAGAACCAGGACGTGCTGCTGTTCATCGACAACATCTTCCGGTTCACCCAGGCGGGTTCCGAGGTGTCGACCCTGCTGGGCCGCATGCCGTCGGCCGTGGGTTACCAGCCGACGCTGGCCGACGAGATGGGTCAGCTGCAGGAGCGGATCACCTCGACCCGGGGCCGGTCGATCACCTCGATGCAGGCGATCTACGTCCCCGCGGACGACTACACCGACCCGGCTCCGGCGACGACGTTCGCCCACCTGGACGCCACCACCGAGCTCTCCCGGTCGGTGTTCCAGAAGGGCATCTTCCCGGCGGTGGACCCGCTGGCGTCGACGTCGACGATCCTCGACCCGTCCATCGTCGGCGAGGACCACTACCGCGTCGCCTCCGAGGTCATCCGGATCCTGCAGAAGTACAAGGAGCTGCAGGACATCATCGCGATCCTCGGTATGGACGAGCTCTCGGAAGAGGACAAGCTGACCGTTCAGCGCGCGCGCCGCATCGAGCGGTTCCTGTCGCAGAACATGCTGGTCGCGGAGGCCTTCACCGGTCAGCCGGGCTCGACGGTGCCGCTGTCGGAGACGATCGAGTCGTTCGACCGCATCACCAAGGGTGACTTCGACCACTACCCGGAGCAGGCGTTCCTGGGCATCGGTGGCCTCGAGGACCTCGAGAAGAAGTACAAGGAAATCACCAAGAAGTGA
- a CDS encoding F0F1 ATP synthase subunit epsilon, with translation MAEMSVELVAVERRLWSGTATFVVAQTTEGEIGIMAGHEPVLGQLVEGGVVKVTTTDGETVCAAVHGGFLSVTGTGVSILAESAELSDEIDVDAAKAALSADDETERTRASAQLRAAGQSA, from the coding sequence GTGGCTGAGATGTCCGTGGAGCTGGTGGCCGTCGAGCGCCGTCTCTGGTCGGGTACCGCCACTTTCGTGGTGGCCCAGACCACCGAGGGTGAGATCGGCATCATGGCCGGCCACGAACCCGTGCTCGGGCAGCTCGTCGAGGGTGGCGTGGTCAAGGTGACGACCACCGACGGCGAGACGGTCTGCGCGGCCGTGCACGGGGGGTTCCTCTCCGTGACCGGCACGGGCGTCAGCATCCTCGCCGAGAGCGCCGAGCTGTCCGACGAGATCGACGTCGACGCGGCGAAGGCGGCACTGAGCGCCGACGACGAGACCGAGCGGACGAGGGCCTCGGCCCAGCTCCGCGCGGCAGGTCAGTCGGCCTGA